The following proteins come from a genomic window of Microtus pennsylvanicus isolate mMicPen1 chromosome 22, mMicPen1.hap1, whole genome shotgun sequence:
- the Ptpn12 gene encoding tyrosine-protein phosphatase non-receptor type 12 isoform X1 yields MEQVEILRRFIQRVQAMKSPDHNGEDNFARDFMRLRRLSTKYRTEKIYPTATGEKEENVKKNRYKDILPFDHSRVKLTLKTPSQDSDYINANFIKGVYGPKAYVATQGPLANTVIDFWRMIWEYNVVIIVMACREFEMGRKKCERYWPLYGEDPVTFAPFRISCENEQARTDYFIRTLLLEFQNESRRLYQFHYVNWPDHDVPSSFDSILDMISLMRTYQEHEDVPICIHCSAGCGRTGAICAIDYTWNLLKAGKIPEEFNVFNLIQEMRTQRHSAVQTKEQYELVHRAIAQLFEKQLQLYEIHAAQKMADGNEITPGNMVSSVDSEKQDSPPPKPPRTRSCLVEGDAKEEILQPPEPHPVPPILTPSPPSAFPTVTTVWQDSDRYHPKPVLHMVSSEQHSADLNRNYNKSSDLTGKNESPVEHVDKKLERNLSFEIKKVPLQEGPKSFDGNTLLNRGHAIKIKSASSSVVDKTSRPQELNSGNLKVDGVSQNSCVDCSVTNSDRVPDSSEESQNSHTPPRPDRLPLDKTGHVAWSFHGPEHATPVSDSSEGKSPDNHSQPVKTASSADADTHERVDHHSSSPLLRAPLSFTNPLHSDDSDSEDRDSDGAVTKNKTSISTASATVSAASGAESSSTRKVLPMSIARQSVAGAEEDVDVSEESPPPLPERTPESFVLASEQTIPVRPEWSELPSQESEQRGSEDLITSGNEKCDAGGIHTEACTDSPSPLSDKKDETTESLTEATDIGFGNRCGKPKGPRDPPSEWT; encoded by the exons GAAAAGATTTACCCCACAGCCactggagaaaaagaagagaatgttAAAAAGAACAGATATAAGGACATACTGCCAT TTGACCACAGCCGAGTTAAGCTGACCTTGAAGACTCCGTCTCAAGATTCAGACTACATCAATGCAAATTTTATTAAG GGCGTCTATGGGCCAAAAGCATATGTGGCGACCCAGGGGCCTTTAGCGAATACGGTCATAGACTTCTGGAGGATGATCTGGGAGTACAATGTTGTG ATCATCGTCATGGCCTGTCGGGAATTTGAGATGGGAAGG AAAAAATGTGAGCGATACTGGCCTTTGTATGGAGAAGATCCTGTAACGTTTGCACCATTCAGAATTTCCTGT gaaAACGAGCAAGCAAGAACAGACTACTTCATTCGGACACTTTTACTTGAGTTTCAAAAT gAATCCCGCCGGCTCTATCAGTTCCATTATGTGAACTGGCCGGACCACGATGTTCCCTCGTCCTTTGATTCTATTCTGGACATGATCAGCTTGATGCGGACATACCAGGAGCACGAAGATGTGCCTATTTGTATTCATTGCAG TGCAGGCTGTGGAAGAACAGGTGCTATTTGTGCCATAGATTACACATGGAACTTACTAAAAGCTGGG AAAATTCCAGAGgaatttaatgtatttaatttaaTACAAGAAATGAGAACACAGAGGCACTCTGCAGTACAAACAAAG gaGCAGTATGAGCTTGTTCATAGAGCTATTGCCCAGCTGTTTGAGAAACAGCTGCAACTGTATGAAATTCATGCAGCACAGAAAATGGCTGATGGT AATGAAATTACCCCTGGAAATATGGTCAGCTCTGTTGATAGTGAGAAACAAGACTCTCCTCCTCCAAAGCCACCACGGACTAGGAG ttgCCTTGTAGAAGGGGATGCCAAGGAAGAAATCCTGCAGCCACCAGAACCTCACCCGGTGCCGCCCATCTTGACGCCTTCTCCCCCTTCGGCCTTTCCGACCGTCACTACCGTGTGGCAGGACAGTGACAGATACCACCCAAAGCCAGTGTTGCACATGGTCTCATCAGAGCAGCATTCAGCAGACCTCAACAGAAATTACAATAAATCTTCAGACCTTACAGGGAAAAACGAATCACCTGTTGAACATGTAGATAAAAAATTAGAGCGAAATTTAAGTTTTGAGATTAAGAAAGTTCCTCTCCAAGAGGGCCCCAAAAGTTTTGATGGGAACACACTGTTGAATAGGGGACATGCGATTAAAATTAAATCTGCTTCATCGTCTGTGGTTGACAAAACGTCTAGGCCACAGGAGTTAAATTCAGGTAATCTAAAAGTTGATGGTGTTTCTCAGAATTCCTGTGTGGACTGCAGTGTGACAAATTCAGACAGAGTCCCCGATTCTTCAGAAGAGTCCCAGAACTCCCACACACCGCCACGGCCAGACCGCTTGCCTCTCGATAAGACAGGACATGTGGCATGGTCATTTCACGGACCTGAACACGCCACACCCGTATCCGACTCATCCGAGGGCAAATCCCCAGACAACCATTCTCAGCCTGTAAAGACCGCGAGCTCGGCAGACGCTGACACCCACGAGCGCGTGGACCATCACAGCAGCTCTCCCCTGTTGAGAGCGCCCCTCAGCTTTACCAACCCCCTTCACTCTGACGACTCCGACTCAGAGGACAGGGACTCTGACGGTGCTGTGACCAAGAACAAGACGAGCATTTCCACGGCCAGCGCCACCGTCTCTGCTGCCAGCGGTGCTGAGAGCAGCTCCACCAGGAAGGTGCTGCCCATGTCCATTGCTAGACAGAGCGTGGCGGGAGCTGAAGAAG acGTTGATGTTAGTGAAGAGTCGCCTCCTCCCCTACCTGAACGAACACCTGAGTCGTTTGTATTAGCAAGTGAGCAGA CTATACCTGTGAGACCCGAATGGAGTGAACTCCCAAGTCAGGAGTCGGAACAGAGAGGATCCGAA GACTTGATAacctctggaaatgaaaaatgtg ATGCAGGGGGCATCCACACAGAGGCGTGCACAGACTCTCCATCTCCTTTGAGCGACAAGAAAgatgaaacaacagaaagcctaacTGAAGCCACAGATATTG GTTTCGGCAATCGCTGTGGAAAACCTAAAGGACCAAGAGATCCACCTTCAGAATGGACATGA
- the Ptpn12 gene encoding tyrosine-protein phosphatase non-receptor type 12 isoform X2, with translation MIWEYNVVIIVMACREFEMGRKKCERYWPLYGEDPVTFAPFRISCENEQARTDYFIRTLLLEFQNESRRLYQFHYVNWPDHDVPSSFDSILDMISLMRTYQEHEDVPICIHCSAGCGRTGAICAIDYTWNLLKAGKIPEEFNVFNLIQEMRTQRHSAVQTKEQYELVHRAIAQLFEKQLQLYEIHAAQKMADGNEITPGNMVSSVDSEKQDSPPPKPPRTRSCLVEGDAKEEILQPPEPHPVPPILTPSPPSAFPTVTTVWQDSDRYHPKPVLHMVSSEQHSADLNRNYNKSSDLTGKNESPVEHVDKKLERNLSFEIKKVPLQEGPKSFDGNTLLNRGHAIKIKSASSSVVDKTSRPQELNSGNLKVDGVSQNSCVDCSVTNSDRVPDSSEESQNSHTPPRPDRLPLDKTGHVAWSFHGPEHATPVSDSSEGKSPDNHSQPVKTASSADADTHERVDHHSSSPLLRAPLSFTNPLHSDDSDSEDRDSDGAVTKNKTSISTASATVSAASGAESSSTRKVLPMSIARQSVAGAEEDVDVSEESPPPLPERTPESFVLASEQTIPVRPEWSELPSQESEQRGSEDLITSGNEKCDAGGIHTEACTDSPSPLSDKKDETTESLTEATDIGFGNRCGKPKGPRDPPSEWT, from the exons ATGATCTGGGAGTACAATGTTGTG ATCATCGTCATGGCCTGTCGGGAATTTGAGATGGGAAGG AAAAAATGTGAGCGATACTGGCCTTTGTATGGAGAAGATCCTGTAACGTTTGCACCATTCAGAATTTCCTGT gaaAACGAGCAAGCAAGAACAGACTACTTCATTCGGACACTTTTACTTGAGTTTCAAAAT gAATCCCGCCGGCTCTATCAGTTCCATTATGTGAACTGGCCGGACCACGATGTTCCCTCGTCCTTTGATTCTATTCTGGACATGATCAGCTTGATGCGGACATACCAGGAGCACGAAGATGTGCCTATTTGTATTCATTGCAG TGCAGGCTGTGGAAGAACAGGTGCTATTTGTGCCATAGATTACACATGGAACTTACTAAAAGCTGGG AAAATTCCAGAGgaatttaatgtatttaatttaaTACAAGAAATGAGAACACAGAGGCACTCTGCAGTACAAACAAAG gaGCAGTATGAGCTTGTTCATAGAGCTATTGCCCAGCTGTTTGAGAAACAGCTGCAACTGTATGAAATTCATGCAGCACAGAAAATGGCTGATGGT AATGAAATTACCCCTGGAAATATGGTCAGCTCTGTTGATAGTGAGAAACAAGACTCTCCTCCTCCAAAGCCACCACGGACTAGGAG ttgCCTTGTAGAAGGGGATGCCAAGGAAGAAATCCTGCAGCCACCAGAACCTCACCCGGTGCCGCCCATCTTGACGCCTTCTCCCCCTTCGGCCTTTCCGACCGTCACTACCGTGTGGCAGGACAGTGACAGATACCACCCAAAGCCAGTGTTGCACATGGTCTCATCAGAGCAGCATTCAGCAGACCTCAACAGAAATTACAATAAATCTTCAGACCTTACAGGGAAAAACGAATCACCTGTTGAACATGTAGATAAAAAATTAGAGCGAAATTTAAGTTTTGAGATTAAGAAAGTTCCTCTCCAAGAGGGCCCCAAAAGTTTTGATGGGAACACACTGTTGAATAGGGGACATGCGATTAAAATTAAATCTGCTTCATCGTCTGTGGTTGACAAAACGTCTAGGCCACAGGAGTTAAATTCAGGTAATCTAAAAGTTGATGGTGTTTCTCAGAATTCCTGTGTGGACTGCAGTGTGACAAATTCAGACAGAGTCCCCGATTCTTCAGAAGAGTCCCAGAACTCCCACACACCGCCACGGCCAGACCGCTTGCCTCTCGATAAGACAGGACATGTGGCATGGTCATTTCACGGACCTGAACACGCCACACCCGTATCCGACTCATCCGAGGGCAAATCCCCAGACAACCATTCTCAGCCTGTAAAGACCGCGAGCTCGGCAGACGCTGACACCCACGAGCGCGTGGACCATCACAGCAGCTCTCCCCTGTTGAGAGCGCCCCTCAGCTTTACCAACCCCCTTCACTCTGACGACTCCGACTCAGAGGACAGGGACTCTGACGGTGCTGTGACCAAGAACAAGACGAGCATTTCCACGGCCAGCGCCACCGTCTCTGCTGCCAGCGGTGCTGAGAGCAGCTCCACCAGGAAGGTGCTGCCCATGTCCATTGCTAGACAGAGCGTGGCGGGAGCTGAAGAAG acGTTGATGTTAGTGAAGAGTCGCCTCCTCCCCTACCTGAACGAACACCTGAGTCGTTTGTATTAGCAAGTGAGCAGA CTATACCTGTGAGACCCGAATGGAGTGAACTCCCAAGTCAGGAGTCGGAACAGAGAGGATCCGAA GACTTGATAacctctggaaatgaaaaatgtg ATGCAGGGGGCATCCACACAGAGGCGTGCACAGACTCTCCATCTCCTTTGAGCGACAAGAAAgatgaaacaacagaaagcctaacTGAAGCCACAGATATTG GTTTCGGCAATCGCTGTGGAAAACCTAAAGGACCAAGAGATCCACCTTCAGAATGGACATGA